In the Gammaproteobacteria bacterium genome, one interval contains:
- a CDS encoding HAMP domain-containing sensor histidine kinase: MKGMHGLSFSHRVPIQVAAIALGLGVAIAATVMWHDYRVLRADAAHTGTQMGHLLARAVAHELAVEDTWQAYRTLRSAFAVDRESWLMPAFAVVVDAAGTTLIASDAQRFPLARPAVSLGGALATVRRLAPTLPVGGITHRDGEQWYRLVPVLDGDRRLGTLVLGASEGRLMPRFYQSSLQVLVATVASLVFIVPLGWWLGWRIARPLRELEDCVARLGDADETPPACPVERCHGDGEIGRLRARIESVAIALAEKRSLERQVVRNERQAALGRLAAGVAHEINNPLGGMLTALATLKRHGDDPAVARRTVDLLERGLEQIRHIVAALLVEVRSETRHLTPRDMEDVRDLVAPRARDKELELAWENTLGATVPVPGGPIRQVMLNLLINAIQATPTGGAVRVSVTGSGDGLRLQVANTGPPIPEYRLERLFEPFTESQWDGNGLGLWITHGIVTRLHGRIQVESGPVETVFQVWIPVGMEVPDEPGAQAAMAP; the protein is encoded by the coding sequence ATGAAAGGGATGCATGGGCTCAGTTTCAGCCACCGGGTCCCGATCCAGGTGGCCGCCATCGCCCTGGGGCTGGGAGTCGCCATCGCCGCCACGGTGATGTGGCACGACTACCGCGTGCTGCGCGCCGACGCCGCCCACACCGGGACCCAGATGGGGCATCTGCTGGCTCGCGCGGTGGCCCATGAACTCGCCGTGGAGGATACCTGGCAGGCCTACCGGACCCTGCGCTCGGCCTTTGCGGTGGATCGGGAAAGCTGGCTGATGCCCGCCTTTGCGGTGGTGGTGGATGCCGCGGGCACCACGCTCATTGCATCGGATGCGCAACGCTTTCCCCTTGCCCGCCCGGCGGTGTCCCTGGGTGGCGCCCTGGCCACCGTGCGCCGCCTGGCGCCCACCCTGCCCGTGGGCGGCATCACCCATCGTGACGGCGAACAATGGTACCGGCTGGTGCCGGTCCTCGACGGTGACCGGCGCCTGGGCACCCTGGTATTGGGGGCTTCCGAAGGCCGGCTGATGCCGCGTTTCTATCAGTCCTCCCTCCAGGTGCTGGTGGCTACGGTGGCGAGCCTCGTCTTCATCGTGCCCCTGGGGTGGTGGCTGGGGTGGCGCATCGCCCGTCCCCTGCGGGAGCTCGAGGACTGCGTGGCCCGTCTCGGCGACGCGGACGAGACCCCGCCGGCCTGCCCGGTCGAGCGGTGCCATGGTGACGGTGAGATAGGACGCCTGCGCGCCCGAATCGAGTCGGTGGCAATCGCCCTGGCAGAGAAGCGCAGCCTGGAACGCCAGGTGGTCCGCAACGAGCGCCAGGCCGCGCTTGGCCGTCTGGCGGCCGGCGTCGCCCACGAGATCAACAATCCACTGGGTGGCATGTTAACTGCCCTGGCCACCCTCAAGCGCCACGGCGATGACCCCGCGGTGGCGCGTCGCACCGTGGATCTCCTGGAACGCGGTCTGGAGCAGATCCGCCATATCGTGGCGGCATTACTGGTGGAGGTGCGCTCCGAAACCCGCCATCTCACGCCCCGGGACATGGAGGATGTTCGCGATCTGGTGGCCCCGCGGGCGCGGGACAAGGAACTGGAACTGGCGTGGGAAAATACCCTCGGTGCCACGGTGCCGGTTCCCGGCGGACCGATCCGTCAGGTGATGTTGAATCTGCTCATCAACGCCATCCAGGCGACGCCGACAGGCGGCGCCGTGCGCGTGTCTGTGACCGGCAGTGGGGATGGCCTGAGGCTGCAGGTGGCCAACACGGGCCCGCCGATCCCGGAATATCGGCTCGAACGCCTGTTCGAGCCGTTCACGGAGAGTCAATGGGACGGTAACGGACTCGGCCTGTGGATTACCCACGGCATAGTCACCCGACTCCACGGTCGCATCCAGGTGGAGAGCGGTCCGGTAGAGACCGTCTTTCAGGTCTGGATCCCCGTCGGTATGGAGGTGCCCGATGAGCCGGGAGCGCAGGCAGCGATGGCCCCCTGA
- a CDS encoding molybdopterin-dependent oxidoreductase, whose protein sequence is MYISRRSFLKGSGALLGVAGASVQLPAIANAAAKAASTGDGAGGIKYVNTICVHCVNFCGQRIKMEDGVMRVVYPNPDIAEYYNKGICPKGGAGPFNTYNPYRIKAPLKRTNPKKGPHEDPGWVEISWQEALNEIAGRLEKIRADDPRKLVWHHGHGKYLMQDKFPKAWAKAFGTPNVVHRTTTCEAARHVADELTWGYHNFLPDVEHTKLLLNFGANYFEAEQWARWLDHAVTDAKERGLELVSIEPRFSNTSAKADRWLPIRPGTDVAMLLAMAGVLIDNGYVDEEFLVTTTNAPQLVGEDGLILQSAEGEPLVWDEASGSARPYTEGVKPALAGTYEVAGKPARTAFQVLADSLKEVTPEHAEAITGVPAETIRELALHFGKTAMIGATVLVDGHRVRYRPVAVHSFRGLAAKEFGTQNWRAAQIVMMLVGAQDAVGGLHLHGVYKEPKYFEASKCEYPPTRVDLQESVYFPHATHNVCQQVAHTLLDPKAYGLPYVPEMQIFYATNRVMSTADALKQFEGYAKTWNVVIDLVLTETASLADIVLPDLSYLESWHFAPTRWTPDSKHTAIRQPLVNAYNIPLDTWGIMWELAKRLKFTDAYVENINDNFKLKKNPMQKGRDYTPKEAVALLWKEATGKPFDYAIEHGFTGKHVDARHRYLDGVEKQFKGPGRPKMKLYADQLVSSYAKVKDTVNDEKIKNLDLDKYRIALSPIPLKAHAAPTPHREADDYPIYLMTFKRMYRNQMGNTALNPILNALGDSDENAILMNPVLATELGLMDGEQARIETRVGSASGKVRITQGIRPDVVGVSYHYGHISPNFPDHAKKGTWINQALELHPDVVSGMNSFNDTKCKVVKA, encoded by the coding sequence ATGTATATATCCCGACGAAGCTTTCTGAAAGGCAGCGGTGCTTTGCTGGGTGTAGCCGGCGCCAGTGTGCAGCTTCCGGCCATCGCCAATGCCGCGGCCAAGGCGGCCTCGACCGGCGACGGCGCAGGCGGTATCAAGTACGTCAACACCATCTGCGTGCATTGCGTTAACTTCTGCGGCCAGCGCATCAAGATGGAAGATGGCGTGATGCGGGTGGTCTATCCAAACCCCGACATCGCCGAATACTACAACAAGGGCATCTGCCCCAAGGGTGGCGCGGGCCCGTTCAACACCTATAACCCCTACCGCATCAAGGCCCCCCTCAAGCGCACCAATCCGAAGAAAGGCCCCCACGAGGACCCGGGCTGGGTGGAGATCTCCTGGCAGGAGGCACTGAATGAGATCGCCGGGCGTCTGGAAAAGATCAGGGCCGACGACCCGCGCAAACTCGTATGGCACCACGGCCACGGCAAGTATCTCATGCAGGACAAGTTTCCCAAGGCGTGGGCCAAGGCCTTCGGCACCCCGAACGTCGTGCATCGCACCACCACCTGTGAGGCCGCCCGCCACGTGGCCGACGAACTCACCTGGGGCTACCACAACTTCCTGCCGGACGTGGAACACACCAAGCTGCTGCTGAACTTCGGTGCCAACTACTTCGAGGCCGAGCAGTGGGCCCGCTGGCTGGACCACGCGGTGACCGACGCCAAGGAACGGGGCCTCGAACTGGTCTCCATCGAGCCGCGGTTCTCCAACACCAGCGCCAAGGCGGACCGCTGGCTACCCATTCGCCCCGGTACCGACGTGGCGATGCTGCTCGCCATGGCCGGAGTACTCATCGACAACGGCTACGTCGACGAGGAGTTCCTGGTCACCACCACCAACGCGCCCCAACTGGTGGGAGAGGATGGCCTCATCCTGCAGAGCGCCGAGGGTGAACCGCTGGTCTGGGACGAGGCCTCCGGCAGCGCCAGGCCCTACACCGAGGGTGTCAAACCCGCCCTCGCGGGCACCTACGAGGTCGCCGGCAAGCCGGCCCGCACCGCCTTCCAGGTGCTGGCCGACAGCCTCAAGGAGGTCACTCCAGAGCACGCGGAGGCCATCACCGGCGTCCCCGCGGAGACCATCAGGGAACTCGCCCTGCACTTCGGCAAGACGGCCATGATCGGCGCCACCGTGCTGGTGGACGGCCACCGGGTGCGTTACCGGCCGGTGGCGGTGCACTCCTTCCGCGGCTTGGCCGCCAAGGAGTTCGGCACCCAGAACTGGCGCGCCGCCCAGATCGTGATGATGCTGGTGGGCGCCCAGGATGCGGTGGGTGGCCTGCATCTGCACGGGGTCTACAAGGAACCCAAGTACTTTGAGGCCTCCAAGTGCGAGTACCCGCCGACTCGGGTCGACCTCCAGGAGAGCGTCTACTTCCCCCACGCCACCCATAACGTGTGCCAGCAGGTGGCCCACACCCTTCTGGACCCCAAGGCCTACGGCCTGCCCTACGTGCCGGAGATGCAGATCTTCTATGCCACCAACCGGGTCATGTCCACCGCGGATGCCCTCAAGCAGTTCGAGGGTTATGCCAAGACCTGGAACGTGGTCATCGACCTGGTACTCACCGAGACCGCCAGCCTCGCGGACATCGTCCTGCCGGACCTGTCCTACCTGGAATCATGGCACTTCGCCCCCACCCGCTGGACCCCCGACAGCAAGCACACGGCCATTCGCCAGCCCCTGGTGAACGCCTACAACATCCCGCTGGATACCTGGGGGATCATGTGGGAACTGGCCAAGCGCCTGAAATTCACCGATGCCTACGTAGAGAACATCAACGACAACTTCAAGCTCAAGAAGAACCCCATGCAGAAGGGACGCGACTATACCCCCAAGGAGGCGGTGGCCCTGTTGTGGAAGGAGGCCACGGGCAAGCCCTTCGACTATGCCATCGAGCATGGCTTCACGGGCAAGCACGTCGACGCCCGACATCGTTATCTGGACGGTGTCGAGAAACAGTTCAAGGGGCCGGGCAGACCCAAGATGAAGCTCTATGCCGACCAACTGGTGAGCTCGTACGCCAAGGTCAAGGACACCGTCAATGACGAAAAGATCAAGAACCTCGACCTCGACAAGTACCGCATTGCCCTGTCTCCGATTCCCCTCAAGGCCCACGCCGCCCCCACGCCCCACCGGGAGGCGGACGACTATCCCATCTACCTCATGACCTTCAAGCGCATGTATCGCAACCAGATGGGCAACACCGCCCTCAACCCCATCCTCAACGCCCTCGGGGATAGCGACGAGAACGCCATCCTCATGAACCCGGTGCTGGCGACGGAGCTGGGCCTGATGGATGGCGAGCAGGCGCGCATCGAGACCCGGGTGGGCAGCGCCTCCGGCAAGGTACGGATCACCCAGGGTATCCGTCCCGATGTGGTGGGCGTGTCCTACCACTATGGCCATATCAGCCCGAACTTCCCCGACCATGCCAAGAAGGGCACGTGGATCAACCAGGCCCTGGAACTCCACCCCGACGTGGTCAGCGGCATGAATTCCTTCAACGACACCAAGTGCAAGGTCGTCAAGGCCTGA
- a CDS encoding sigma-54 dependent transcriptional regulator: protein MQTQTSGICLVEDDVFMGESLAQYFELEQLPCDWYRTAAEARAALQERDYCALVSDIRLPDGDGGDLYRELLEGDSPLPPTVFITGYGTIDQAVDLLKAGARDYITKPFEPEELVSKLRRSCPGLFQPGGQGAGGRRLGVSMAMGEVERVLRRIAGHDVPVLITGESGVGKEYAARELHRLRDPEGRLPFVALNCAAIPRDLMEAELFGVDRGAYTGAIGDRPGYFEQAGNGTLFLDEVGDMPLSMQAKLLRATQEKTVRRVGGTRDIPAAANLVWATNKDLSALVAEGAFREDLYFRISTVRLEIPPLRRRSGDIAWFARQFLDAFARDSGHRCLLAPSAVSYLEAQSWPGNVRELRQTVERAAIFNETGILEAESFEGIGAAGLEPPAEDGAKCLRDHLSECEQWYLRLALGHCGGRVAEAARMLGISRKNLWERMNRLGIERGESMLGEA, encoded by the coding sequence GTGCAAACACAAACGAGTGGGATCTGCCTGGTCGAAGATGATGTCTTCATGGGCGAATCCCTGGCCCAGTATTTCGAGCTGGAGCAGCTTCCCTGTGACTGGTATCGCACGGCCGCCGAGGCGCGTGCGGCGCTGCAGGAGCGGGACTACTGCGCCCTGGTCAGCGACATTCGGCTGCCCGACGGCGATGGCGGCGACTTGTATCGTGAGTTGCTCGAGGGCGATAGCCCGTTGCCGCCCACCGTTTTCATCACCGGCTACGGGACCATCGACCAGGCCGTGGATCTGCTGAAGGCGGGTGCACGGGATTACATCACCAAGCCCTTCGAGCCCGAGGAGCTGGTTTCCAAGTTGAGACGGAGCTGTCCCGGCCTGTTTCAGCCGGGGGGGCAAGGTGCGGGCGGCAGACGGTTGGGTGTATCCATGGCCATGGGTGAGGTCGAGCGTGTCTTGAGACGGATCGCCGGCCACGACGTGCCCGTGCTGATTACCGGCGAGTCGGGGGTGGGCAAGGAGTATGCCGCCCGCGAACTCCACCGCCTGCGGGACCCCGAGGGCCGGTTGCCCTTCGTGGCCCTCAACTGTGCCGCGATACCGCGGGACCTCATGGAGGCGGAACTCTTCGGCGTGGATCGAGGGGCCTATACCGGGGCAATCGGTGATCGTCCCGGTTATTTCGAGCAGGCCGGTAACGGCACCCTGTTCCTCGACGAGGTGGGAGACATGCCGCTGTCCATGCAGGCCAAGTTGTTGCGGGCCACCCAGGAGAAGACGGTGCGCCGGGTGGGGGGTACGCGGGATATCCCGGCGGCGGCGAACCTGGTGTGGGCCACCAACAAGGATCTGTCCGCACTGGTGGCGGAGGGCGCCTTCCGCGAGGACCTGTATTTTCGCATCAGCACCGTCAGGCTCGAGATCCCGCCGCTGCGCCGGCGTTCTGGTGATATCGCCTGGTTCGCCCGGCAGTTTCTCGACGCCTTCGCCCGGGACAGCGGCCACCGTTGCCTCCTGGCACCGAGTGCCGTCAGCTATCTCGAGGCCCAATCCTGGCCGGGCAACGTGAGGGAGTTACGCCAGACAGTGGAACGCGCCGCCATCTTCAACGAGACCGGAATACTCGAGGCGGAGAGCTTCGAAGGCATCGGCGCGGCCGGGCTGGAACCTCCGGCCGAAGACGGCGCCAAGTGCCTGCGGGACCACTTGTCGGAGTGCGAGCAGTGGTATCTGCGCCTGGCCTTGGGGCACTGTGGCGGCAGGGTGGCCGAGGCGGCGCGCATGCTGGGCATCTCGCGCAAGAACCTGTGGGAGCGCATGAACCGGCTGGGTATCGAACGCGGCGAATCCATGCTGGGCGAAGCATGA
- the modB gene encoding molybdate ABC transporter permease subunit translates to MSGADWLALITTLQLSAVTTVVLLLLGTPLAWWLARTRRRLAVAVEAVVALPLVLPPTVLGFYMLVALGPHGPIGGVLQALGLHHLAFTFTGLVLASTLYSLPFMVQPLKDAFAAVGPRMLDAAATLRAGPWDRFFHVVVPLARRGFLTAITLTFAHTVGEFGVVLMVGGNIPGETRVLSIAIYDHAEAMDYASAHLLAGGLLVASFLMLFTVYLLNRRYALVHV, encoded by the coding sequence ATGTCCGGCGCTGACTGGCTCGCGCTGATCACCACCCTCCAGCTCTCGGCGGTAACCACCGTGGTGTTGCTGCTCCTCGGCACCCCACTGGCCTGGTGGCTGGCGCGCACCCGCCGACGCCTGGCGGTGGCGGTGGAGGCGGTGGTGGCGCTGCCCCTGGTGCTGCCGCCCACGGTACTGGGCTTCTATATGCTGGTCGCCCTGGGGCCGCACGGCCCCATAGGCGGCGTGCTGCAGGCCCTGGGACTGCATCATCTTGCCTTCACCTTCACCGGTCTGGTGTTGGCCTCCACCCTCTACTCGCTACCCTTCATGGTGCAGCCGCTCAAAGACGCCTTCGCCGCCGTCGGCCCGCGCATGCTCGACGCCGCCGCCACCCTGCGCGCCGGTCCCTGGGACCGCTTTTTCCACGTCGTGGTGCCGCTCGCACGGCGCGGTTTTCTCACCGCCATCACCCTCACCTTCGCCCACACCGTCGGCGAGTTCGGCGTGGTGCTGATGGTGGGCGGCAATATCCCGGGCGAGACCCGCGTGCTGTCGATCGCCATCTATGACCACGCCGAGGCGATGGACTACGCCAGCGCCCACCTGTTGGCCGGCGGCCTTTTGGTCGCCTCCTTCCTGATGCTATTCACCGTCTATTTGCTGAACCGACGCTACGCGCTGGTGCATGTATGA
- a CDS encoding 4Fe-4S dicluster domain-containing protein: protein MAKFVRVIDTQRCMGCRSCLVACHMENYLTPDSPWNVMMEWETGAYPNVGRSFVTMNCMHCEDPPCQAACDSVGARAITKNEYGVVLIDYDRCIGCQYCKVVCPYGVPQFNEEVATLYPEGGKTPPEARADADRHPLHRKQANVMEKCTFCWHKLEEAIANDEAHLIGKLPQYTPSCDLVCPVEARVFGDIEDPTSKPAQWVGRKKAAQLKKEFGTRPQVYYVLEGGDY, encoded by the coding sequence ATGGCGAAATTCGTAAGAGTCATCGATACCCAACGCTGCATGGGCTGCCGTTCCTGCCTGGTGGCCTGTCATATGGAGAACTACCTTACGCCGGACTCCCCCTGGAACGTGATGATGGAATGGGAGACGGGAGCCTATCCCAACGTGGGACGCAGCTTCGTCACCATGAACTGCATGCACTGCGAAGACCCACCCTGTCAGGCCGCCTGCGACAGCGTGGGTGCCCGCGCCATCACCAAGAACGAGTACGGCGTCGTACTCATCGACTATGACCGCTGCATCGGCTGCCAGTACTGCAAGGTCGTCTGCCCCTACGGGGTGCCCCAGTTCAACGAGGAGGTGGCCACCCTCTACCCCGAAGGCGGCAAGACACCACCCGAGGCCCGCGCCGATGCCGACCGTCATCCATTGCATCGCAAGCAGGCAAACGTGATGGAGAAATGCACCTTCTGCTGGCACAAGCTCGAGGAGGCCATCGCCAACGACGAGGCCCATCTCATCGGCAAACTGCCCCAATACACCCCGAGCTGCGATCTGGTGTGCCCGGTGGAGGCCAGGGTCTTCGGCGACATCGAGGACCCGACCAGCAAACCGGCCCAGTGGGTGGGCAGAAAAAAAGCGGCCCAGCTCAAGAAGGAGTTCGGGACCCGGCCGCAGGTCTATTACGTACTCGAAGGGGGAGACTACTGA
- the modA gene encoding molybdate ABC transporter substrate-binding protein: MKPLVRLFPLALLPLLALLLARPALAEILTVAAASDLKFAMAEVVEQFRTDRPKDRIDVIYGSSGKFFTQIANGAPFDMYFSADIAYPRQLEKQGLTSGTVRPYAFGRIVLWSLDPELAATPMKELPWAPLRRFAIANPRHAPYGMRAQEALEDQGVWAALQPRLVLGENIAHTAQFIDSGAAEAGIVALALVLSPTLKDKGAWTLIPAGWHAPLEQGFVITARAADNALAAAFADYMTSEAARVIMRRYGFVLPGEEK, translated from the coding sequence TTGAAGCCACTTGTCCGTCTGTTCCCCCTGGCCCTGCTGCCCCTGCTGGCACTGCTGCTGGCACGTCCGGCCTTGGCCGAGATCCTCACCGTGGCCGCGGCCTCCGATCTCAAGTTCGCCATGGCCGAGGTGGTGGAGCAGTTTCGCACCGACCGGCCGAAAGATAGGATCGACGTGATCTATGGCTCAAGCGGCAAGTTCTTTACCCAGATCGCCAACGGTGCCCCCTTCGACATGTACTTCTCGGCGGACATCGCCTACCCGCGCCAGCTGGAGAAGCAGGGGCTGACATCAGGCACGGTCCGTCCCTATGCCTTCGGCCGCATCGTACTGTGGAGCCTCGACCCCGAGTTGGCCGCAACGCCCATGAAGGAGCTGCCGTGGGCGCCGCTGCGCCGCTTCGCCATCGCCAATCCGCGCCACGCCCCTTACGGCATGCGCGCCCAGGAGGCGCTGGAAGATCAAGGCGTTTGGGCCGCCCTGCAGCCGCGACTGGTACTGGGCGAGAATATCGCCCATACCGCGCAGTTCATCGACTCCGGCGCGGCCGAGGCCGGTATCGTCGCCCTGGCGCTGGTGCTCTCGCCAACCCTCAAGGACAAGGGGGCGTGGACCCTGATCCCCGCCGGGTGGCACGCACCGCTGGAACAGGGTTTCGTGATCACCGCCCGCGCCGCCGACAATGCCCTGGCCGCGGCCTTCGCCGACTACATGACCAGTGAAGCGGCACGGGTCATCATGCGCCGCTATGGCTTCGTGCTGCCTGGCGAAGAGAAGTAG
- a CDS encoding PhnD/SsuA/transferrin family substrate-binding protein, with product MVLALMLFSPLSLAADDGGDPAVFNFGITPVFLVDQAAFLEGWKEYLSARLDRPVRFVRRKSYAEISDMLLSGQLDAAWLCTFPYVFNRASLRLVAIPEFQGEPYYRSYLIVPARDQTSRGYGDLEGAVFAYVEPRSNTGYLYPRFVITGLGREPQEFFRQTFFTWSHPEVVTAVAEGVADAGAVDGYIWEVMARRDPQLTARTRVVERSIQFGFPPVVAGVFLDDDVMLDLRSILMNMHRDPAGQALLDVLYLDRFVEPREDIYDNIPAMMERVLQISK from the coding sequence ATGGTGCTGGCCCTGATGCTGTTCTCACCCCTGTCCCTGGCCGCGGACGACGGCGGCGATCCGGCGGTGTTCAACTTCGGGATCACGCCGGTGTTCCTGGTGGATCAGGCGGCCTTCCTGGAAGGCTGGAAAGAGTATCTGTCCGCCCGCCTTGACCGCCCCGTGCGCTTCGTGCGGCGCAAGAGTTACGCCGAGATCTCCGACATGTTGCTGTCAGGGCAGCTGGATGCGGCGTGGCTGTGTACCTTCCCCTACGTGTTCAACCGCGCCAGCCTGCGACTGGTGGCCATCCCCGAGTTTCAGGGTGAACCCTATTACCGTTCCTATCTCATCGTGCCGGCACGCGACCAGACGAGCCGCGGCTACGGGGATCTCGAAGGGGCGGTGTTCGCCTACGTGGAGCCCCGCTCGAATACCGGCTATCTCTATCCGCGCTTCGTGATCACGGGTCTGGGACGGGAGCCCCAGGAGTTCTTTCGCCAGACCTTTTTCACATGGTCCCATCCGGAGGTGGTCACGGCGGTGGCGGAGGGCGTCGCCGATGCCGGGGCGGTGGATGGTTACATCTGGGAGGTGATGGCGCGGCGCGATCCGCAACTGACGGCCCGCACCCGCGTGGTGGAGCGGTCGATACAGTTCGGGTTTCCACCCGTGGTGGCGGGGGTTTTCCTGGATGACGATGTCATGCTGGACCTGCGATCCATCCTCATGAACATGCATCGGGACCCGGCAGGCCAGGCCCTGCTGGACGTGTTGTATCTGGATCGCTTCGTCGAACCAAGAGAGGATATCTACGACAACATCCCGGCGATGATGGAACGGGTGCTCCAGATCAGCAAATGA
- the modC gene encoding molybdenum ABC transporter ATP-binding protein, with protein MSGASIEARFRLPYPDFTLEVDLELPGRGITALFGHSGSGKTTLLRCIAGLDRPPAGRLVVQDEVWQDEVTFVPTHRRPLGYVFQEGSLFPHLTALGNIEFGLKRAADVLPPAALRHIIDLLGIGPLLARRPDQLSGGERQRVAIARALALKPQLLLMDEPLSALDLKRKREILPYLERLHGELAIPILYVTHAPDEVARLADHLVVLEAGRALASGPLTETLARLDLPIHGEEDAGVVLEASVAERDEAWHLARAEFPGGSLWVRDDGIAVGKRLRLRVLARDVSLTTARPERTSILNLLPATVVALAADGHPSQRTARVQVGETPLLARITARSVAALQLVPGTPVWVQVKSVAVLE; from the coding sequence ATGAGCGGCGCCTCCATCGAGGCGCGATTTCGCCTGCCCTACCCCGACTTCACCCTGGAAGTGGACCTGGAGCTGCCCGGTCGTGGCATCACCGCCCTGTTCGGCCACTCCGGTTCGGGCAAGACCACGCTGCTGCGCTGTATCGCCGGGTTGGATCGCCCACCCGCCGGGCGCCTGGTCGTTCAGGACGAGGTGTGGCAGGACGAGGTCACCTTCGTGCCCACCCACCGGCGCCCGCTGGGCTATGTGTTTCAGGAGGGCAGCCTGTTTCCCCACCTCACCGCCCTCGGTAACATCGAGTTCGGCCTGAAGCGGGCCGCCGATGTCTTGCCACCCGCCGCCCTGCGGCACATCATCGACCTGCTCGGGATCGGCCCGTTGCTCGCGCGCCGGCCCGATCAACTCTCCGGCGGCGAGCGCCAGCGGGTCGCCATCGCGCGCGCGCTCGCCCTCAAGCCGCAGTTGCTGCTGATGGACGAGCCCCTGTCGGCCCTCGATCTCAAACGCAAGCGGGAGATCCTGCCCTACCTGGAGCGACTGCATGGCGAGCTGGCAATCCCCATCCTCTACGTCACCCACGCGCCGGACGAGGTGGCGCGGCTGGCCGATCATCTTGTCGTGCTGGAAGCGGGCCGCGCCCTGGCCAGCGGACCGCTCACCGAGACCCTGGCACGGCTCGATCTGCCGATCCACGGCGAGGAGGACGCCGGCGTGGTGCTGGAGGCGAGCGTGGCCGAGCGCGACGAGGCCTGGCACCTGGCCCGTGCCGAATTTCCCGGCGGCAGCCTGTGGGTGCGCGATGACGGCATTGCTGTCGGCAAGCGCCTGCGCCTGCGCGTGCTGGCGCGGGATGTGAGCCTGACCACCGCGCGCCCGGAGCGGACCAGCATCCTGAACCTGTTGCCGGCCACCGTGGTCGCCTTGGCCGCCGACGGTCATCCCTCTCAGCGCACGGCCCGGGTGCAGGTGGGGGAGACCCCCCTGCTCGCCCGCATCACGGCCCGCTCGGTCGCTGCGCTACAGCTGGTCCCGGGCACGCCGGTGTGGGTGCAGGTGAAGTCCGTGGCGGTGCTGGAGTAG